In Alosa sapidissima isolate fAloSap1 chromosome 11, fAloSap1.pri, whole genome shotgun sequence, a single window of DNA contains:
- the rab11a gene encoding ras-related protein Rab-11A produces MGTRDDEYDYLFKVVLIGDSGVGKSNLLSRFTRNEFNLESKSTIGVEFATRSIQVDGKTVKAQIWDTAGQERYRAITSAYYRGAVGALLVYDIAKHLTYENVERWLKELRDHADSNIVIMLVGNKSDLRHLRAVPTDEARAFAEKNGLSFLETSALDSTNVETAFQTILTEIYRIVSQKQMSDRRDNDMSPSNNVVSIQVQPTENKPKMQCCQSI; encoded by the exons ATGGGCACGAGAGACGACGAGTACGATTATTTGTTTAAAG TGGTGCTGATTGGTGACTCAGGTGTGGGCAAGAGTAACCTGCTCTCCCGCTTCACCCGCAACGAGTTCAACCTGGAGAGCAAGAGCACCATCGGGGTGGAGTTCGCCACGCGCAGCATCCAGGTGGATGGCAAGACGGTAAAGGCCCAGATCTGGGACACGGCTGGACAGGAGCGCTACAGGGCCATCACCTCAGC GTATTACCGTGGCGCTGTGGGGGCCCTTCTGGTGTACGACATCGCTAAGCACCTGACCTATGAAAATGTGGAGCGCTGGCTGAAGGAGCTGCGGGACCATGCCGACAGCAACATCGTCATCATGCTGGTGGGCAACAAGAGTGACCTGCGCCACCTCAGGGCGGTGCCCACAGACGAGGCCCGGGCATTCGCAG AGAAGAATGGCCTGTCCTTCCTGGAAACATCGGCCCTGGACTCCACTAACGTCGAGACGGCCTTCCAGACCATTCTGACAG AAATCTACCGCATTGTGTCCCAGAAACAGATGTCAGACCGCCGAGACAACGACATGTCTCCTAGCAACAACGTGGTGTCCATCCAGGTGCAGCCCACTGAGAACAAACCCAAGATGCAGTGCTGCCAGAGCATCTAG